The window GGTCTTTTGCAGTATTTTAATTTCTAAAACAAATTGTACTGCATATCAAACCAGATTTTACTGCAGGGTCCAATGACGTGAAGAGTTTCAGACTTTTGAAAATCTGGAATTACCACCTCCTCAccgctgctgcaaagaagctgcacactgtaaacgtggacgcttcacacacacgtttattcCTGCAGCGCAGAAGGTGTGTGCAAGCAGctcagtttcaaggtggacgcccaagattagagTCACCACCTCAGTGTCTGAGCACACGTGAAGCatcacaatctgccttctgctCCTGAGTGACGCTGCAGGATAACGGCCAGAAAAGTGTCTCTGCACAGCATTATGGTGTCACAGTGAAGCCGACTTTCGACctttttggatataaaatgtcatcacttcatttcatcctgtgagacatttgcATAATTAGGGTACACACTTTGGAACACCAAATTTGAATCACTTCATCCTTGAGTGAACGTTTGTGCCACATTAGCAGAAATCCTTTCAAGCCGTTGCCGTGAATTACAAATATTCCTCTTGAGGTTTTGAGTAATGCAGGGATACGTTGAACGAGACTGTTATTAACGTTAATTAGAAAGTTAACGAAGGGATTTCGATGACTTTTCGAGGTGCGTTTGAAGTCTGTAGGAGCAGCAgagttgtgtgtctgtcagcaaagacaaacaccaaGTCTCATTTCAGGTGGGTGATTAAGTCCTGTCGATAAAAACCATAAATACATGAGTCTGATCATATCAGAACCTGCTATGTTAGACCTGATTATCTCTTAGTCTCGCCAGTGGAATTTTGGCAAAGACCAATCCACACTAGAGATTTTTAGAAAACACTTAAGTCACATTTTAAAGTCAAAActacatttctgtgtgtttttaaaggtttgaTTCTCTGAACCAGAGACATGTGGTCTGAAGCCACATCCTGGTTTGGATTAATTGTTGAAAAATTAAATACCTTTACTCATATAGACGACTACAGACCacattttcatgacatttctTGAGGATGTTTTTACTCCCAAGAGGGTCAAGAGGTCAAAATGTGGAGATCTCGACAAAGAATTACCCAAACTGTTCGCTGtggatattcatggtccccaaaGGATGAATTCTTTGTTTCTGGGAGCTGTTTTTCTCTAGTGCCACTATCAACCTGCAGCACACAAGATCAGTGCGTATGTTACGTACGGCTTAAACCAGCTGTTTGTCAATCCCTCCTTTGTCCTCTTCCTGGCTTTGTCCCCACCTCAGTCAGACCTGCAGACTCTCAGGTGCCACCCTGACCCCAAACACCCAAACACTGACTGAGACCTAAAGCTGCACCTCGTGTAGACCCCGAgcacacaacaaagacagaaacaagacatttgacaCCTGTGTTTGATACCTGCGAGCAAGGACTTTTAGTTTCCTTGCTACTATTATTGTAAGGatttctcattaaaatgacCTAACCGCATACTTCCGCGTCCTCCTCGAGTCACGCTCACGCTCTGGTGGAGTCTCCTCTGTGCACGCTTTGGGTGTGATCAGGGCTTGGCTAAGCCGCAAGCTGTCCCGATGAGTCACGCAGGTACCTGCCTACCTTTAAATACAGATGTTCAGCCAGAGGGCATCCATTTGCTGCAACCAtcatggaggaagagagagatatGCCAAAGTAGGTAcacattaatattaaatatgcatttatttttcagttatacaaatgaatttatttaacTAATTTCCAGCATATCTATtagaaataatgtgaaaataatgaaatatcagTAAACCCtttaattttcagtttgtaatttgatatttttctgtAGTTATTGTTAAGGTCATCTATTCATTAAGGTCATTCATAAGCAGTATTTAGATATAAATGAATAGCTTAAAACACTTATACGAAGACATATTTTATGGAATTAGAACTGTGCTGTATTAAAATCTTTATGATCCTGGTGTGGAAAGCAACATTTTGTGGGTTGCTGTTGTGTAAAGTCCTcacaaagtattttttttgaaaatttaATTGTTAATCTTTTATCTTTagactcttttaaatcaggcctgaaaacttttttattcagaaaggcctatgaatgttgattatgaactgattttaacctgtttattgctttcattaagcattgctttaactttttttttcaaactttttaactttgtagcactttgagatccTGCCGATGAAAAGTGCAcaagaaattaaatgtattattattattatttatagcCATTATTTTTTACTCTGTTATATATGATATACTATACATAAGAATTTctgctatctatctatctatctatctatctcatcataataatgtaataatgtataATTGGTTGTTTACTCAGGAGGCCGTGGGACACCTGCCGAGAGGTCCCGATCATTGAAGATGAGCAGACGCCATGGAAAATGATCAAACTGCTGAAAATCATTACTCTGTTTGTCGTCGCTGTGATCGTGTTTGGATTGGCTCTGTGTAGCAAGGTTTGCTACTTTTCATACATTTCTTATACATACTGCGCTCACGTGATGTTCATACGATGAAGATGACCACAGGTAGACGCTTGAGAGGTGACGCTTGAATTAGAGATGAAATGGCAGATTACTTCGTTGACAGGTGGTACTGATAAAATCTTGAACACTTTTTAAATTCTCTTCCAgacttctttcctcctcctcgtcaccTTGTCCAACGAAGGCACAAAGACCCTCCCAGATGACCAGAAACCTGTCGCTCTGCTGTGCATCGGCTGCTGTCTCATCGCCTCCAGCGTCCTCATATTCCTCAAAAGCATCTGGAAGGCATGTTACAAAACATCAAAGCTGCCAGGAAAAGCAACAACTGCCATGGTGAGACAAGCCTCAACGATTGCTTTCCTATCTCATCTTTGACTGATGCCAAGAAGCAGCAGGTATTTTGATCGTCTGATTTACTGCCGTGTTGAAATCCCTTCTTCTACAGGTTCTGTTCTTTGAGTTCTTGGTGTCTCTGGGTGCAGCCATTCTCACCATCGTAGCAATGCCGCACTTGGACATCGTGACCAACGTGACGATACTGAACGGTGTAGCCGTCTTCTCTGCGCTGCTGCAGGTGGTCGCTCAGTGCACTGCCAAGGAAAGGAACCGCTTCCTGCTGCCATCCATCACCGCCTTCATCCTCATTCTCCTCGGTTacatcctcttcctcgtcctATACATTATGAAGGATCCTACTAATACCAAGATGGCCACTTGGGCAGGTCTGGCTGTTGGTGGGTCCTTCTTGGTGTCTTTGAACTGGTGGGAGAACTACTTCAGACTAATCAGCAAGAACAGCAGCTCCGTCTTCCTCAAGAACCTGTGCAGAGACATGAAAAAGGGCCAGAACATGCTGCACATCCTGTCCAGCCTGCTCAGGATCGTGGTGACCGCCTGCGTGCTCGGAGCCTACGTCCCTCTTGCCAAAATGGACTGGGACATCGTGAAGTCCATCCCGAGGCGTGAGACGAGAATTATAGCCATCATCATCGGGGTTCAGCTTGTCTCCTCTGTGCTCTGCCACTGGTTTGCATTGGTAGCCTGCAAGATGCACGCCCTGCGACGATGCTTCGTCGTGCCTCTGTACCTGGCCTCTCTGGCTGTCATGGCTCTGCTTGTCATCCCCGTTATCGTTTACTATCAGGACTACAGAACAAGTCTGAAGGGGACTGCAAGCATCAACTTCACAGGCTACTGCAATGTAGCTGTGGATGGAAGAAACCAAAGCATGAACGGCAGTGTGTTCCCAGAACTGGTTTTGGACGTTACACACACTCTGTGCTTCCTGGACATGTCCAAGATGCTTGACATCGGCTTGCTGACAGGTAATGAAGTAGAGCCTGGTATAAGTTACAATGCAATTTGGCATGAGCTATACATATTATACACAAGAATCAGGATTAATTTACTATTGGTATGTGTTTATTCAAAGTAGGGCCAAAAGAACTCAGAGTATAGTTTGTTTGCATGTAGGCTAAAATGGGGAAGTCATTGAGACTACCACACCCTGCCCCACATACCTGTTAGCCCCACTGCTcaggtgtgtgctttgtttaaagacaaaaaatcCAACCTCCAGAacattgtgtgtattttcaatTTTAAACATAATTGGAACTGAACAACgtggctattttattatttagtaCAGCATTTTTCTGGACACACTGCTTCATTCAGTATCTAAAGTTACAATTGttgtttaatgtgtttgctAATCTTCCTTCAGGCTTAGCAGTGTCCTGGTGGCTCAGTCTTGTGATGGCGACCCTCCATCTGTGGTCCCTCAGCGTGTATCGTATCCAGAGGACTCAAGACCTATTCATCAGGAGGCTGTATGAGGGACCCTTTATCGAACAGTCGCTGCTCCTCAACACCCGATTCGACATTCAAACCAAAGACAAGACGAAGAAGtaagtgtgttttggtgtgtgtgtagaaagAATCCTCCATTCTGGTCTTCAAAAGAATTATCTGAAGCAAAGTTGTGGGTTCTCCAAGGCGTTTTTGGATTTGGCTTGAAAATTTAGGCTAAGCTGTTAAATTCCACTGTCACCTGGACCTCTGAACTGCTTctaaaatgtttctgaaattTATGTAAACTTCTAGCCAAATTGAAACGGTGATGCTGTATCTGTGCGCAACCATGTGGCACGAGACCTACGATGAAATGATGAACATCATCATCTCAATCTTCAGGTGAGTTACACAGTGTGCTATATCATCGTACAATTCCTGTAACTCTTGATTCCCCTGagtaaattattttaaattgaattatttttggGGTCACATGGAGTTCTGAACTGAACAATAATAATCTGAACTGATCTGGTAGAGACAGCACGAATGCAGTTTCTTGCCTTACAGTGAATGTGAGCTTTGAAGAAGCGCCTCCtgttgtggaaaatgaaaagaaatagtTGCTTAATTAGAGTGCAAGTTCAACGTGTAGAGGGAATTTTCCTTCAGCCATTTGGTCGGTTCAGTTTTTTGCTGTCacaggattttattttccaaGAGTTTGTGTCCAGTGTCCAGCAAGTTTTAGCAGTGTACTCCTAATGAccccaaaatgcattttatcacAGAGGATTTCCTCAGTTCATCTTTATCTTTCTCTGAACACTGCAGACTGGACAAGTACAGACCAAAGAAAGACCCAAAGCTCCATGACTTCACCTTTGAAGCCCATGTCTACTTTGATGATGCATTCAAACATGATGAGAGTGGGGGGTGTCACCTCAACGAATATGCCACAAATCTTGTGGAAATCCTCAAAGAAGTTTATGGGTGAGGAACATGTTTCAAGATGGTCTACAGTTAGAGGGCGTTTTAGTGTTGGGTCTTCAAAATTACCACCAAGAAACAGATTTTACATTTAGTATTCTCTCATTCTCCGTCACCAGCATCTTCACAAACATCGATAACAAGTTCttcaaaaagcagcagcagatcccTGATCAGAAGATCATACAGACACCGTACGGAGGTCGTCTTGTGGTCACCATGCCACACGGGAACAATATCGTGGTTCATTACAAGGACAAAGAACGCATCCGCCACAAGAAGAGATGGTCTCAGGTAGGAAAGTAATGACTTTTAGACTCTAGAAGGTACATTTACGCCTGCTGTTtacagttcatttcatttttagatATGAGGTGTGACAACTCAACAATCCCTGAACACTTTTGTAACTGTCCAGGTCATGTACCTTTACTATCTCCTGGGCTGGAAACTCATGACCAAATACTACGGACGGTGGCAGaagggagaggatgagagcaAGCTGAAAGCAGAGGTCGAGGTGAGACAAAAGAAATGGAACACATTTGTGGATTTTGGTTTTGATGAGCTTATCCTCAGCATTTCTCAATACAActtaaatgtcaaacaaaacaaactgtgccTGATCCCCCAGAAAGAGAAGCAAAACACCTACCTCCTGGCGTTAGATGGAGACACAGACTTCCAGCCGGCTGCTGTGACACTGCTCATCGATCGTCTGAAGATGTACCCACGTGTCGGGGCAGCGTGTGGCAGGATTCACCCCACTGGATCAGGTTGGTGCATTGTACAAttgaggaaatgaaaataacaaaaacaaatgcaagacTGAAGCCAAAAAATGAACGGAGACTTGCATTGGACTGATAAAAGTGTTTAGGTTTATAATACAACACAATACTTGCTCTACAGGTCCTGCAGTGTGGTTCCAGAAGTTCGAGTACGCCGTCAGTCACTGGCTGCAGAAGACAGCGGAGCACGTGTTCGGATGCGTGCTGTGCAGCCCCGGCTGCTTCAGTCTGTTCAGAGCAGCGGCGCTGATGGACGACAACGTGATGAAGAGATACTCCGCCAAGTCCATGGAGCCAATTCACCACATCCAGTATGACCAAGGTGACTGACGTTGTTGGATAGGACTTCCTTTCCTGTGGTGAAAGCTTTCGCATTCGGTCtatccctcctcctctcgcaTACGAATACATTTTCTGTTCCCTGCAGGTGAGGACCGCTGGCTGTGCACTCTGCTGCTGAAGCAGGGATGGAGAGTGGAGTACAACGCGGCCTCTGACGCCTACACCAACGCACCTGAGGACTTCAAAGAACTCTTCAACCAGGTgagtgctgcagctgatcagaagCTTTCCACTGATGATATATCCAATTTAAAGTGATTTCCTCATTGCTCACAAGTTGTACTGAAAATTCACATCAGTCATGCTAAAGATGATTTGCCATCATCAGCGTCGGCGATGGGGACCATCCACAATGGCGAACGTGGTGGATATTCTTGGCTCCACCAGCATCATTTCCAAGAGGAACCCGTCCATGTCCAAACCTTTCATGTTCTACCAGCTGTTTGCCATCACCTCAGCCATCCTGGCCCCCGCCACCATCTGCCTCCTGATTGCAGGTTGGTGTTTTGCAATCTTTTGTGAACTTTTGAGGCCTGCTAGTCTTCACCTCATGTATAATTTCCCTACCAATGTTTCAGATGTTCTGAGATAAATGCAAAAGTAAAAGGCGAGAAGAGCCTGTAACATTCAGTCCTGTGTATATGTCTCCTCTATCGTGGCCTCCAGGTAGTTTGACCTTCATCTTCAGCATGCATTCCAGCGCTGCCCTGGTCCTGGCTGTGATACCTCCTGCCATCTACTTGGGTCTTTGCTTCAAACTCAAGGCGGACACTCAGATCACAATAGCAGCAATCTTGAGTATCATATACGCCTTCCTCATGTTGGTGGTGACGATGTCCATTGTAGGCAAGTTATAGTCAGACATCACTTATGCAGGCACATGTGCAGCTACTTTGTTTGGAAttagtaaaacattttttaaagtagCTGCTTAAAGCTGCCTTAATCCTAAGAACTCTTGTTTTATCTTCTTCAGGCTCCATGGTGAAGGACAAGACCATTCTGACACCCAGCAGCATTTTCGTCATCGCCATGGCCATGATTTACATCATAACTGCGCTACTGCATCCTCAAGAAATCCAGCTGGTGTTCCACGGCTTCCTCTACATCATCTGCATCCCCAGCGCCTACCTCTTGCTCACCATCTACTCCATGGTCAACATGAACAATGTGTCCTGGGGAACACGGGAGACGAAACCTGCTGCCGGAGCTGTCCAACCTCAAGCCACCACCCCGCAAACAACAGGCCAGAAAGGTAGATGCCAGgttgaaactaaaaaaaaaaaaaatgtttattgtcATCCCACTCACAGCGCAACACAATCAGTATTATTATTTGTGCCGACTGAACTGAAGCTGATCTCCGCTCTTTCAGCCAAAAGCACCTTCCAGGATTTCTTCTCGTGGATTAAATGCTGTAAGAAACCCAGCCCGAGATCTGGAGAAGGGCAGCTCATTGCaagccaggagagagagagcctgaTCCCACAGCCTGAGCCCCAGCCACAAAACACTATCGTGGAAGACGTGAGGATCCAAGAGCAAGAACAGAGGTAAAATCTAAGGTGGCACATTTGTTCTAAtgtaatgtgtcagtgttgcaAAGCGTGAGACGATACTAGAAATTTTTCTGATTGTGTTTCAGGCAAGTGGAGTGTGCCGTTGAAGTTCCTGTCCAATGTAAGTCCAAACAATTTTGTAAAAATCAGCAAGATTTAATTTGCAAAATACTCCATCTCGCTTGCAAGTGCGACTTTATCTCACGCCTTCCTGTCCTGCTTCTTCCTCCAGGCTGGGTCACGCAACTACAGAATGTGTCCACTGACATGCAACTGCAGGAGGACTCACTTGACCAGGTGTGTATGTCTTGTTTCGTCAGGTTCGCATGATTATCTGCCCCTGAATCACATTTTAATTGTCACTGCCAagcatttattattattcatcagAATGATGCTCATCATGTTCAGCTGTCCAACGCGGTGAATCCTGACCTTATCATGACATTGAGGCATTGCTGCTTTAAACAAATACTAACAATGTCTTATTTTATGATTATTACAAATAGGTCACTTGACACACGCTACATAAATCTTCTCTAGAAGTGCGTGGAGAGCTAGTTTCCTGCCTTACCTGGATGAGTTTTAAACAACTTCAATGTGAAGTACATTTATATGAAAATTAATTGAAAgggtttctgtgtttctctgcaggacgAGGTGGACTTCTGGAAAGGGCTTCAGGAGAGGTACCTGCAACCTCTGGTccaagacaaagagaaacagaaaaagatggCCAGTGACCTGCAGGAACTGAGAAACAAGGTAGGTGTGGAGAGCTGAACTACGGCGCATATCGAACGGGACCACGGTGCACTTCCTTTTATTAATCCTGTCTTTCTCACTGCACTCAGATAAACTTCGCCTTCTTCATCATGAACGCCCTGTGGCTGGTGGCGACATTTACCCTCCAGATCTTCGAGGCCTCCTTCTCCATCAAGCTCCCCAAGCTCGGCCTCGACCTCGAGTACACCGGAGAAGACGTGAGCATCGATCCCATCGCCTTCATGTTCATTCTGGGGTTCGCTCTATCGGTCGTGATCCAGTTCGTGGCTATGATCTACCACAGGTgaccacttttttttcccctcagcagAGATGCGATTTTAATGATGTTCAAATATCTGTTAACCTTCTCATAAAATCTATCTTTCATCCAGGGTCAACACTCTGATACATTACGTAGCCTTTCTGGACACACAGCCCAAAGAGCAAAAacctgaaaaagaagaagaccaACAAGGCAAAAAGGTATTTACAACAACTACTGCTTCTGCAGCGAGTCTGCAGTTACTATAGTAACAGCTTGCCATGATATTAGACTACTGACGATAATAATCCATACAACCTTACAACCattcaaacacagcacaatgcAGAGTGCAATGATAGCAGTGATAGTCATcgtgaagaaaaacacaatttggctgcaaacacagactAATGGAGAGATCACTCAGGTCCTCAACATAAAAACTAACTTTTCAAAAAGAGTAAAGTGATTAAAGTCAAACATGTGACTGTCCCACCAACAAAACATAGGTCACAGGTTCCTATCCCTTTTGTATCTCACCTGCTCAAACAATCTTACTgataaagacaaaacaggacTTGAGAGGAAGGCAGGAGCACTTCAATGAAGGCATAATGTTGCAGAAAAGCAGTCAGCTGTGGAGTAAAGTCGATGCTGCGTCGttcttgttttaatgaaaaatgtcagtcGTGTTCGTCCTTAAGGGAACCTTCATAGATTATGCAATAAATAACATGCTCCTGTTCAGACCTGTGTTATATAAGATGCCGGTAACAGGAAAGAAAACCCTGCAAATACCGTCCATAGTTTAGTCACCTgccagatgtttgtgtttgggtgtgtcGGTATTTATGTGCATTGAACTTCCTTCAATCTTCCCCCAGAGGAACTCTGTGTCTCAGGCtgactccacctccaccttccaAGAGGAATCTGAAGATGAAGATAGCGATGATGAGTTTACCTTGAACTGGTACACCAGAAATCATAATGGGGAGACACTGGTGTGAAAACAGACTCTGGGCGCAACCTTTTTACCAATTTTAGCACTTTAtctatatatttt of the Chelmon rostratus isolate fCheRos1 chromosome 16, fCheRos1.pri, whole genome shotgun sequence genome contains:
- the LOC121619527 gene encoding chitin synthase chs-2-like: MEEERDMPKRPWDTCREVPIIEDEQTPWKMIKLLKIITLFVVAVIVFGLALCSKTSFLLLVTLSNEGTKTLPDDQKPVALLCIGCCLIASSVLIFLKSIWKACYKTSKLPGKATTAMVLFFEFLVSLGAAILTIVAMPHLDIVTNVTILNGVAVFSALLQVVAQCTAKERNRFLLPSITAFILILLGYILFLVLYIMKDPTNTKMATWAGLAVGGSFLVSLNWWENYFRLISKNSSSVFLKNLCRDMKKGQNMLHILSSLLRIVVTACVLGAYVPLAKMDWDIVKSIPRRETRIIAIIIGVQLVSSVLCHWFALVACKMHALRRCFVVPLYLASLAVMALLVIPVIVYYQDYRTSLKGTASINFTGYCNVAVDGRNQSMNGSVFPELVLDVTHTLCFLDMSKMLDIGLLTGLAVSWWLSLVMATLHLWSLSVYRIQRTQDLFIRRLYEGPFIEQSLLLNTRFDIQTKDKTKNQIETVMLYLCATMWHETYDEMMNIIISIFRLDKYRPKKDPKLHDFTFEAHVYFDDAFKHDESGGCHLNEYATNLVEILKEVYGIFTNIDNKFFKKQQQIPDQKIIQTPYGGRLVVTMPHGNNIVVHYKDKERIRHKKRWSQVMYLYYLLGWKLMTKYYGRWQKGEDESKLKAEVEKEKQNTYLLALDGDTDFQPAAVTLLIDRLKMYPRVGAACGRIHPTGSGPAVWFQKFEYAVSHWLQKTAEHVFGCVLCSPGCFSLFRAAALMDDNVMKRYSAKSMEPIHHIQYDQGEDRWLCTLLLKQGWRVEYNAASDAYTNAPEDFKELFNQRRRWGPSTMANVVDILGSTSIISKRNPSMSKPFMFYQLFAITSAILAPATICLLIAGSLTFIFSMHSSAALVLAVIPPAIYLGLCFKLKADTQITIAAILSIIYAFLMLVVTMSIVGSMVKDKTILTPSSIFVIAMAMIYIITALLHPQEIQLVFHGFLYIICIPSAYLLLTIYSMVNMNNVSWGTRETKPAAGAVQPQATTPQTTGQKAKSTFQDFFSWIKCCKKPSPRSGEGQLIASQERESLIPQPEPQPQNTIVEDVRIQEQEQRQVECAVEVPVQCWVTQLQNVSTDMQLQEDSLDQDEVDFWKGLQERYLQPLVQDKEKQKKMASDLQELRNKINFAFFIMNALWLVATFTLQIFEASFSIKLPKLGLDLEYTGEDVSIDPIAFMFILGFALSVVIQFVAMIYHRVNTLIHYVAFLDTQPKEQKPEKEEDQQGKKRNSVSQADSTSTFQEESEDEDSDDEFTLNWYTRNHNGETLV